From a region of the Lepidochelys kempii isolate rLepKem1 chromosome 26, rLepKem1.hap2, whole genome shotgun sequence genome:
- the LOC140903617 gene encoding interleukin-1 family member 10-like isoform X1, producing the protein MGCPVCWLSYLIVLFLCGFCSEAHPSEIHEKPAAQMKVFKYRLWDVAQKSLYLRNNQLVAGYLQGPNSALEEKICWVPNRSFEREKFPIILGVQDGRRSLACGTGALPALQLEDVNITELSRGGEETTRFTFFRSYKDGMWRFESAANPGWLLCTSAQSNEPLGLTTSLDAAHIVDFYFQLC; encoded by the exons ATGGGTTGTCCGGTGTGTTGGCTCAGTTACCTGATAGTGCTTTTTCTCTGCGGTTTCTGTTCAGAGGCACATCCATCTGAGATTCATGAAAAGCCAGCCGCCCAGATGAAAGTCTTCAAGTACCG CCTTTGGGATGTGGCCCAGAAGTCTCTCTACCTGCGGAACAATCAGCTGGTCGCTGGCTATTTGCAAGGGCCCAACTCTGCGCTGGAAG agAAAATTTGCTGGGTCCCCAACCGCTCCTTCGAGCGGGAGAAGTTCCCCATCATCCTGGGCGTCCAGGACGGGCGCCGCAGCCTGGCATGTGGGACGGGCGCCCTGCCCGCGCTGCAGCTGGAG GACGTGAACATCACGGAGCTGTCCCGGGGCGGTGAGGAAACCACCCGCTTCACCTTCTTCCGCTCCTACAAGGACGGCATGTGGCGCTTCGAGTCGGCTGCCAACCCAGGCTGGCTGCTCTGCACCTCCGCCCAGTCCAACGAGCCCCTGGGCCTCACCACCAGCCTGGACGCTGCCCATATCGTCGACTTCTACTTCCAGCTGTGCTGA
- the LOC140903617 gene encoding interleukin-1 family member 10-like isoform X2: MGDSEPRAGLEAHPSEIHEKPAAQMKVFKYRLWDVAQKSLYLRNNQLVAGYLQGPNSALEEKICWVPNRSFEREKFPIILGVQDGRRSLACGTGALPALQLEDVNITELSRGGEETTRFTFFRSYKDGMWRFESAANPGWLLCTSAQSNEPLGLTTSLDAAHIVDFYFQLC; this comes from the exons ATGGGTGACTCGGAGCCACGGGCGGGCCTGG AGGCACATCCATCTGAGATTCATGAAAAGCCAGCCGCCCAGATGAAAGTCTTCAAGTACCG CCTTTGGGATGTGGCCCAGAAGTCTCTCTACCTGCGGAACAATCAGCTGGTCGCTGGCTATTTGCAAGGGCCCAACTCTGCGCTGGAAG agAAAATTTGCTGGGTCCCCAACCGCTCCTTCGAGCGGGAGAAGTTCCCCATCATCCTGGGCGTCCAGGACGGGCGCCGCAGCCTGGCATGTGGGACGGGCGCCCTGCCCGCGCTGCAGCTGGAG GACGTGAACATCACGGAGCTGTCCCGGGGCGGTGAGGAAACCACCCGCTTCACCTTCTTCCGCTCCTACAAGGACGGCATGTGGCGCTTCGAGTCGGCTGCCAACCCAGGCTGGCTGCTCTGCACCTCCGCCCAGTCCAACGAGCCCCTGGGCCTCACCACCAGCCTGGACGCTGCCCATATCGTCGACTTCTACTTCCAGCTGTGCTGA